The nucleotide sequence AGCGCGGCCAGGCGATGTGCTGCCCCTTGATGACGTCCACCTGCAGGCGCGCTTTCAGCGGGACTTCAATGGCGGTGCCCGCGATCTCGCCGTCGCCCATGGCGGCGTGGCCGTCGCCCACGTAAAGCAGCCCGCCCGCGACGTTCACCGGGAAATACACGGTATTGCCGGCGCGGGCTTCGGGGGCGTCCATGTTGCCGCCGAACTCCGCCGGCACCACCGAGCTGCGCGCCTCGCCGTCCGCCGGCGCCACCCCGATGCAGCCGAAGAAAGGCCGCAGCGGGATCTCCACCGAGAA is from Terriglobales bacterium and encodes:
- a CDS encoding acetamidase/formamidase family protein, translating into FSVEIPLRPFFGCIGVAPADGEARSSVVPAEFGGNMDAPEARAGNTVYFPVNVAGGLLYVGDGHAAMGDGEIAGTAIEVPLKARLQVDVIKGQHIAWPRFENDQAIMAVGAYRPLDDALRIAFTELVHWIHTDYGLSEMDAYELLSQVGQAHVTEMVDPNYVVVASIQKKYLPPKKK